The Daucus carota subsp. sativus chromosome 7, DH1 v3.0, whole genome shotgun sequence genome window below encodes:
- the LOC108196629 gene encoding CRAL-TRIO domain-containing protein YKL091C, giving the protein MYHLLYILQSATQVLSSLSYAQVYNNTPKMEAQTMKKPINIKMDSEKTADKEEQDGKNKTIVHSYGSHVDEEEERKIECMRKLVEKHDPSVKEVDNPTLRRFLRARDQDIEKASAMFVKYLKWKQTFIPKGSVSESEISNHLAQNKQFLQGVDKQGRPITVLFGGRHLPKKIPDGGVEELKRFMVFALGKICSRMAAGQEKFVVIADLQGWGYCNSDVRGCIAALTLLQDYYPERLGKLLIVHVPCIFMTVWKLIYPFIDNNTKKKLVFVENKRLKETLMEDIDESQLPAIYGGKLPLVPIQHA; this is encoded by the exons ATGTACCATCTTCTATATATTTTGCAGTCAGCTACCCAAGTCCTCTCGTCTCTTTCGTATGCACAAGTCTATAATAACACCCCGAAAATGGAAGCGCAAACGATGAAGAAGCcgataaatattaaaatggaTTCCGAAAAAACAGCTGACAAAGAAGAACAAGATgggaaaaacaaaacaattgtGCACTCCTACGGCAGTCATGTAGACGAGGAAGAAGAGCGCAAAATTGAGTGTATGAGAAAGCTTGTCGAAAAGCATGATCCATCCGTTAAG GAAGTAGACAATCCTACACTGAGAAGGTTCCTGCGAGCGAGAGATCAGGACATCGAAAAAGCGAGTGCAatgtttgtaaaatatttgaagtggaaacaaacGTTTATTCCAAAAGGGAGCGTTTCGGAATCAGAGATATCAAATCATTTGGCGCAAAACAAGCAGTTTCTACAGGGAGTTGATAAACAAGGACGCCCCATCACTGTGTTGTTCGGAGGCAGACATTTACCTAAAAAGATACCAGATGGTGGTGTAGAAGAACTCAAGC GTTTCATGGTTTTTGCGCTTGGAAAAATATGCTCCAG GATGGCAGCAGGACAGGAGAAGTTCGTAGTAATAGCTGATCTTCAGGGCTGGGGATATTGTAACAGCGACGTCCGGGGTTGCATTGCTGCCCTCACCCTTTTGCAG GATTACTACCCGGAGAGACTGGGGAAATTGCTGATAGTCCATGTGCCTTGCATCTTCATGACTGTGTGGAAGCTCATCTATCCCTTCATCGACAACAATACCAAGAAAAAA CTGGTGTTTGTGGAAAACAAGCGACTGAAAGAGACACTAATGGAAGACATTGATGAGAGCCAGCTCCCAGCTATCTACGGAGGCAAATTGCCGTTGGTTCCTATCCAACATGCCTGA